In Melanotaenia boesemani isolate fMelBoe1 chromosome 5, fMelBoe1.pri, whole genome shotgun sequence, the DNA window CTGTAATTAGAgggataaaaataacagtaatagtTTGCCAGGGTTTGTGGGTGATTCGCTAAGATTGCTTGCGCCAAGGTCACAACTAgcaagatggagatggaggtaTTATTGGAAGAGAAATATTGGAAAATTGAAAATCCATAGATGAAAGTATCTCCGCACAGCCAAAAAAGTCGCTAGTTAATCAGGACATGGATAAgcagttgctgtgttgtgccaacaTGGTCTGACATCATGAGGTGCGTCTTCTGTGACCATACAGTGAGGTAAACCATGACAGCGCTGAATCAGGAGTAACGCTGGTCATTTATGTCCCGGTGCAAGGGATCAAAGTTGGGGTACATAGCTTTCAATACCAGCTGGTCTCGAGCGACTTGGAGATGGGAACGGCACACAGGAAGTAGAGGAGGGAGAGCTGAGCGCTTGGTGAGCTCTCCATCCAGGTCAGGAGCGCACTGCAAACATCagagtttaaaagtaaaaatagaaagacaaaatacatgtctgatttaataaCCGCTGATCAAAGCGTTGaatattcagtttcatttatataaactCAGGTTGATTCACGGTTTCCCTTTGATGTGTTGATTATTGATACATTTAAGAATGAACTAAATGACTGCACCAAACATCTGACTGATACACCTCTGAACTCCTGCAGATGGCTGCCTCCGCTCTCACCCAGAGGGTGCAGCCTCGCGCCTGCctttaaaaagtgttaaatcAAGGCGCAGAAATAGCGGCCGCACATTTACAGTAGTATTCAAATAGTGCGTGCAGAGCTGTCTCATCCCAGTCATCATTGCACGTTCTGGCTGAAATGTCCATAATGCAGATTCTCTCCAGGCAAACGTGCAAATCAGGTGTATAGTATTGTAAGGCGCAATCCATTTGTCATTTTAGATCAGCGACTTTTGCTGTGATGTCAGGTAGTTTTGATACCCGCAAACCAGATCCGGTCCAGATCCTGGAAAGTTGTTTTCGTGAACAATGACGAAATTATTTCATTGACGACCCATGACGAGACGCGTGCGCGAGTTAGGAGACGAGACTAGAGAAAATGTTTGAGGAACTGTCAGACATTTAGATTCGGAGATTTCAGCCTGTTGCTGTAATCTGTCAAAAGCTGCAGCCGCTCCTTGTTTGGACACGCCCACCACCTGGATGCACTACACACCTGCTGTCACACATAAACACgcgcgctcacacacacacgtacactgTTGAGTTTATTCATTGATGCAATGATGAGTGAATTCGTAGCTTCAACAAAGGGGTTCGTTGGTGGGAAACGGCGAGATGATGCTTAACAtccatcagaaagaaaaacacaacgcGTTGTAGAGGGAGGTGCCAATAAATGTGCCAGCATACAGCAACGAAGGTCTGTAGGCTACTGTGGTCTATGTAAAGTTAAAATAGTTAAACGCACTTAACAGCTTCGTTATTGAGGCACGCAGATTTGCTGCTTTGATCCGGTTTATTGTGTGATTGATGACATGCGTAATGGAATGTAGGCTACATAGTTGTGGAACATTAAACAAGGCAAACTGTAATTCAACTTGACAAATGAGTGCGTGGCAAACTGGACAAACTGAAGCGGTCAACAAAACTACGGCTGACCAGCTCTCCTCTCTCTGGCAAACCAGCGCCAGAGCCccccatcaccatggcaaccaaaaaaaacaatccataaAACCATTGATCACTATCCATGACGACTTATATGGCTCCTACACAGATAGAATAATGATTAAACATCTCGTTCTGGCAAACAACCAGCTGTTTGCACGCTACTTTTGTTCTGAAGTGTTAACACTCTCCTTCCGCTTCCGGTCTGCCAGCCGTCACTATCTcgaataagaaacaaaaaaacgaaACAAGGAATTTGCAAAAACCAAATTTCGGCCGTTATTTGATTTGGATCTTTTCGTTTTTTCGTTTTATTGGGCCGAAAGCAAAAACCGTTTTTCCgtttttggtttaaaacgaaaaaaagaaaagggggcgctgtttctgttatttcgttttttggttttgtcagaaAAACGGATTATACTTTGATACCCGGACCGTGATCCAGGTCATTGTTTGTGGGTTTGGTGGAGACAAGAAGACGATCGACTTGTGCGAAGATGAGAAAGAGCTGCGGAACATAACTGTGCTGaacctaaaaatgaaaatagcaGAGAAGTTTTCCGCGATATCAGGTAGGTTAATACAGCTGCAGCTTGTCCAGTCTGGTGTTTGTTgttaattaaaacattacattttgacCACAAATTCAGACTTCAAAGaagtggttttctgttccaaaGATGGACTCGAGGAGTTTCAGACTCATGACTAAACACAAACCAACAGTACGCTATGTTGATTTATGGGGTTGTTGGGGTTCCAGCATCTGTCCACTAACACCTGTCTTACATGTACCCACCAAATATTGTTACTTTATCGTATTATTCTTTTATATGTGGTAAACTTActttatacttttaaaatgttgaatgtAACATAACCTTTCCATCTGAAATAATACAATCTATTTGGAACTACAAGTGAATTTTATTATTAGGCATCAAATAGGAAAtatgtttcttgttttattatcGACCAAAGTCAATATTTCAATTGAGCATGTTTTGATTTTCTgtcccctttttttctctctcctgcaTGTTTGTGCATGATTTGTGGTGGAGTGTAGAAAACACTGTGGGAGATCTGCAGATGGTCTTCAGTGGCAAAAGACTAGATCAAAACTCCAAAGCCCTGAGTGAATATGGAATCAAGCATTGGTCTGTTATACAAATGGTGATGTCTCTTGATGGAGGATTGACAGTTTGACCTGGAGATGAAAGTCGCCAGCCTCTTGGGATTCAACAAATTGCATATGGACTCTGTCTTCAGACttatattaaaacatgtttaatatccCTTTAACTGcttgacaaataaaatgaattcatTAAAGCAAAATGAGTTTCTCTCAGATTCCTGTTACACAGTGTTCCAATAAATGTAGATAAAGGTCTAACCTTCTCAAAGACCAAATCGGGAAAGTAATAAACAGCTGAGATATGATTGTTTTGTCAGTGCTCTCCTAAATATCACAAATCACAGAGTTTTATATTGTACAATGCAGCAAATGTATTATAGAGGAACTTGTGTGCAGTGTTTTGTGTGCTTATAGAAAACTTTCATAAGaaatacaatacaaaataaattacagaaaataactaaaaatacaaagcaaaaataaataaataaacaaataaataaataaataaataaaaatttgaaaagCCCACAGATGAGCTGCTTAACATCCTTGCCACcttgaaaaaaactgaagactGTAGTCTGATctcactaaataaataagaacaaCCTGATGTTGTCCCAATAAAAGTATTGCCCTGCCAGTGGAATCTGTTCCAATTAATTTCTGTGTTCTACAAAAGTTCtctcaacataaaaacatttaaaattagaCAATTTTAGGACAGAATAAATACATAAGTGAAAGAAGCtgtaataattttttaacaGACAAAAGTCTGTGACCCATTTCAGTGGCCGTTCAGTGTATTAATATGGTGAGGAAAATGTgtctatataaaatatttttttcgtGAGATCAAGCCATTTTAAAgcagaaacagtaaaaaatctgtaaaaaaaatatcatggaATGTTTGTACTGCAATTTTActattctttattctttatttcagacGTATCGCTCCATatcaacaattaaaataaattaataaaaaagtaaatacaacacacttcattaaaaaaagaaacagtcttTGTACAGACACCTACTCCAGTGTCTCCAAAAACAGGAGCAATACCTTGTATCACttagggttggtacagtcaaaACCATTGTTATTATGTTTTTTGAGTGCATTAATCAACACATGAATTTATACATAAGATTCATCAATACAGCATGAAAAGTGGGTACATTATTTGATACAAGCATGTGACTTGCACTTGTCCATCTTGGAAGTAAAAACAGTATTCTGAATGCATTATGAAAGGCCACAAGAAGCCGTTTCATTTTAGCAAATTGCATCACAAATGAGCTGTATAGAAAGGAGTACAGTAAAAAGGGCTATTTTCACATCATCTGTACACATATAAAACGTGCGTAAATATTTGACTTTGTTCACTAACATCTTGTCTGCTAAATAAAATTAAGGAAATTTTAACTTCTGGTCCTCCTTGGATACCAGTAATCATGACAGCACTATTTTtaggattatatatatatatatatcacctAATGCGCTTCACACAAGGGAAGAGGGTTTCTTATTCACTCCATAGCCAATGAAGGCAGCTCTTCTAAGTCACTGCACAGGTGCATGTTAGCTCCGCCTCTTTCTCTGCAACTGATAAGCCCTGTGCAGAGGAGAGACAGTGAACAGAGTACGAGAAGAAGTAGGCCtactttgtaaaatataaaaagaaatgcatatttttatgATGTTCTTGGCTGCCCCTGAACCTCTGTAATGAAATTGCAAATAAAATGCATAGAAAAGTTAATTTATGTCATAATGGATGAAAAATCTTAACTTTTCAGGGCAATTTTTGGGAAAATCAGGTAATTTGGCctgcaaccaaaacaaaaaatgagtGTGAAATCCTGGAGGGACTGTTTAATTACCCTGTTAGTCCCCGGGAAATACATACAATAATATACTCATTCTAGCCTGGGACCGACCACATTGCCTATCAAAGGACACGGGTGGAGGAGTGTGGAAAGAGAGGGGTCACCCGCTAGCCCCAAGTAGTTGTTCTTGTGGACACAGTGATGGTAGTCAAAGACTATTACCTCCTCTATGATAAGGTAATCTACCTGCTGGACTCCCTTATCAAAGCAGTTGACATTTGCTTTAAggtattctttatttttaatgtggaGTACCTAGCAGAGGCTGCTGATGTCTGGACATTCTTACAGAAGGGTGTGTATGGCATCACCACACCCCATGATGTGTTGACTCCAAGGATCAAAGAACTCCTGGGATTTATCATAGCAATATAGTGACTCTACATGCACCTGCATCGTCGTAGTGGACCTTTCTTGTGTCCTTACTGTCAGAGCATCGAAAAAGTAAGatgcatgttaaaatgtttaggATGACAGTCTATGTAAATGAATTGTGAAAGTTGTTGAGGTTGTTTAAACCAGACTGTGGTATTGGACTGTTTTGTATTCAAGTACTTATTGCTACAGCATATAATGTTAGAAAAGTTAGATACATACATGTTTGCATTAACTTGATGTCATTAAGTTGTTTAGGTTTAGACCAGATTGTGGTACTGGACTTTCTCATGTtcagataaaagagaaatattgatatttgtCAAGGTGAAGGTGCTAGTATGCTTTTGTTCGGAGTGCAAATAGACTGAGCTTGTGATGATATTCACAACCAGGTCATTATTACTTTATACAATGTGTCTTAATTGTGTTTAAACCAATGACCATCCACACTGCTAAAGcaagtaataataaatgttaCACATACAATGTTCCAAAATTTAGATTCAAGTAAGATAATCTTGTTGTTGAATTGCcatttgaagaaaataaatggcaCTGGAGGAAACCTTGGTTGTTACATTATTTGATTCCAAATACTAGTATTAGACTCCAAGCAATATTAACTAATATTAATGTTGAAGTTCaattttaaccaatgaaagtagTCATTATTAACCAATATGAATTGTTCTAATCCAACAAATTTACATTGATAGCTTTCTTCAGGACTTTACACAAATTAACCAATATTTTGGCCAAAAAGACCAATTTGTATTGGTTTGCCCTTTCACCAGTGTAGATTGGTTGAAAAACACTACCATATTAGATTGGTAGTTTTAACCAAAAGATCGGTGGGACACATAACTACCAACTAGATTGGTAAAATTCAATCAATGTTTTGGTTGTATTAACCAATCTGTTTTTAGGGTGtaagaagcaagaacttttttctttttctagcagccacaagaacaaaatgacaaacaaaaaaagagctgACCTCTAGTCAACCTCGTGGttatttcagatatttttgtGAGGTCAGATTGAAAGAAGAATGCAATCCATAATTAAAACCTAATTTAATAAGAGCAGGACacaatcaaacaaaaattaaatattgttgTTGATGAGCTGTTAGTTATTGTCTTTGGCATTTCCAGTGTGAATGACAAACACAATTTCAGGAACAGAAATATCTGTCTCAGCAATGTTGGTTGACAACACAATGTAAAAGAAACCAGTACCTTTCTATTACCAAGAGAGATCACTGTGAGGACAGCAGCCTGGTCTTTTGATGAAAGTAGTGATTATAGCTCTTTGAACTACTCTAGACGTTCAAAAGAGTGACCCATTATCatatttattcaattatttttataaagccAGCCCCTGGGGGCAACTAATTTTATCCTGGAAATAATCACAGAGAGCAATGATGGGTAAGACTTGATTCAGAATCATTCAAAATTAAATCTCACCTATATATTGGCTGAATATCTGTCTGAActattcatgaaaaaaaagtattagaaTTTCACTTGCATGTTTTGACTATATTTAATACCTGGTATGTAAAGTAGAGCCATGTCCTTCGACTCTAAcacattattaaatattaaaaatgaagaaagaaacaaagaaacaaaaggtgTGTGCCTAAAAAACCTTCACAGTACAATAAAAATCTAAGCAgattacaacaaaaaaaccatTTCCacccaaaaatatatttaatcatgcaaatattctttatattttgtgaaAAATCTTTAAAGTGGCCTTTtataaagataaatatttaaaacttctGAGACTTTGCTGTCTATGGAGGCACTCACATGGAGGCAATGTGGACAACTCAGATGATGTCATGCTATAAACACCTTAGATGTTGTCTGCTGTGGTCCTCGGCTTGTGACTGTTCTGTTTCAGCTCAGTAGGGGAGCACAGGAGAAGCAACCACTTGTCTGAGGAGAGCAAGTTCTACAGTAGCTGGTACTGATAACTGTGTATGCTGCCTGAAACCTTCCTATCTTTGTGCCTTAAATGATGCAACATAGAGAAGATTCTTCTAACATGTAGTGTGGAAATGTAAAATTGCTTTCTTTTATATGAGCTCCCTGAACAATCAGTTTAAAACTCATGAAGATAGTTTGTTTGACAAGAGAATGCTTCACTAAAGCTTTATttagaaacaacaaaacatttcctcCACAGAGTTTGAACTATTTTTCTTATATTGCAGAAGATAAAAGTACTTTGATTGGAGAGACTGGACACACTAAACACATATGGAAGAATCAACAACTGAACATAACTACTTTGGataatatgtatatacacatgtTAGATTCTACCACAGTCAGTTTATTTGCTTAAAATTCATGTGAATGTTAGCTGTAAAGATTATTTTGGGGTCAATTTtatcacaaataaaacaaaaagagaaatattagCCAGACAGATGTTTCCAAGAATCTTAAATCAGATTATGAAATTCAGGGAATGATATAAAATCCAACAAGGTATGTTTGTATAACTTGGTTCATTTCAATAGAAACTGTAGCACACAGGTTGATATTTACATCATCTCCTCTGCCACACAGGTATAGAGGTCTGTCTGGGGGCGACACCATCCGAGCATAGGTTGTTATGATTACTGGTTTTCAGACATTCAGTTGTGATCTTTaggcaaacaaaacagaactccACCTTACATCGAGCACAGACAatgtttttacagtattttgaaCTATGCTCCAACATATAGCCACAGGTGGGACAGGCCCGGATGGAGGGACATCCTCTGACTCCCTTCACAGACTCAAAGGTGATAACTGGACAGCTTCTCAGTGTTTTTAGGGCCTCGTTGTAGCAGCCTTCATTTTCACAGCGGTCTGTTCGGGAGCGATCACCTTTCCATTTCTTCAGACACTGCCAGCAGAATTCATAGGCCCGTCCTTTCCTTGCTGTGCAAATGTGGCATTGGACACTCAGATTGGACTGATCCTTCCTTGTCACAGTATGTTTGCATTCAGGACACTGATGTAGCAGATGGTGAATAAAGAGATggatttgttattattacttCATTATCctaaaaaagcacattttaaaatgatagaTTTTAAAGGGCTGCAGCTTGATAGGTTAAATAAGATACTCACTACTTTGGTGTCAAAGTAAACCTTGATAGCATTGAGAGCCATGTTTCTTTCAAAGTACTCCCTTTCTTCAGGGGTCAGGAGAGCCATTTTTCGCACCTCCACATAAGGCCACTCTGCATTACAACCAAACTGGCCACACACAAATTTGCTTTCACCCTtaattgaaataataataataaaaaatggttAATCAGAATGACagcttataaaaaaaagtcatttaacaCCTTAAAAACCTTAAGACTCTGTGATCAACAACCTTTATCTAAAACCTCTATTAATCAACAATGTCGACATCAGGGTCTGCAttaaaattttgcttaaattcaTGGagcacattttaataataagactaaaaatattttgttttgttgtacagTTTGGTCTGGCAAAGAGTCATATTTCAACTcataaaacaaatcaacacTTGTCTGGCAACAAGAACATCGTTACCTccatttgaataatttattaatcaaaTGCTGTATTTTATTACTGTATTTTGATGTTTCatagaaaaagctaaaattttcatcataaaaataaaagtgtttgaCAGCATCTTTGAGACACTGGTGGGTGCCACACCACATCCATACGCAACGCAAATGGAAAGCCTCATGATCACCTCTGATtttgttctaatttttttttgtgtgtaaatgagaTCTAATATTGACTACTTGTTTTTGgcgtttttgtttaatttgatctTCTGTAAATAATTTTGGGACTTGTATGCAATTTCAAAGGTGTTGTAGGTACAGTCCATCTGGAAAGTATTCATAgagcttcactttttccacattttatgttTCAGACATATcccaaaatggaataaataaatttttgtctGCAAATTATACACACAATATCCCATAATGACAAtgtgaaaaggtttttttttaagagtttttcaacttcattaaaaaaataaaaccctaAGAAATCCCATTTACATAAGTATTTACAGCCTTTGCCATGAAGCTCAAAAGTGAGGTGCATCCTGTTTCAACTGATCATCCTTGAGATGTTCCTACAGCTTAATTGGAGTCCACCTGTGGTAAATTCAGTTGATTGGACATAATTTGGAAAGGCACACACCTGTCCATGTATAAGGTCCCTCACTTGACAGTGCATGGTAGAGCACAAACCAAGCATGAAGTCTGTAGACCTCTGAGACACAGTTGTCTCGAGGCACAAATCTGGGGAAGGGTATAGCTGCTGCCTTGTAGGTATCAATGCGCACAGTGGCCCCCATCATcagtaaatagtaaataaaagaaataaagaaaagtttggAACCATCAGAACTCTTCAtagagctgggcggctgcctaAACTGAACAATCGGGGGAGAAGGGCTCTAGTCAGGGAGGTGACCAAGAACCTGATGGTCATTCTGTCAGAGCTACAGCATTCCtctgtggagagaggagaacCTTCCACAAGGACAACCATCCCTGCAGCAATCTACAAATCGGGCCTATATGTTAGAGTGACCAGACGGAAGCCATTCCTTAGTAAAAGCACATGGCAGCCCGCCTGGAGTTTACCATAATGCATCTGAAAGACTCTCAGACCATGGGAAACAAAATTCTCTGGTCTGAGTAGACAAAGATTGAATTCTCTGGCGTGAATGCCATAATCACCAGGCCAATACCGTCtctacagtgaagcatggtggtggcagcatcatgctgtggggatgtttttcagtgGCAGGAACAGGAAGACTTGTCAGGATAGGGGGAAAGATGAATGCAGCAATGtacagagacatcctggatAAAAACCTGCTCCAGAGTGTTCTTGATCTTAGACTGGGGCGACAGTTCATCTTTCAGCAGGACAACAATCCTAAGCACACAGCCAAGACATCAAAGGAGTGGCTTCAGGACAACACTGTGAATGTCCTTgagtggcccagccagagcccaGACCTGAATCCGATTGGacatctctggagagatctAATGGCTGTGCACAGATGCTTCCCATCCAACCTGATAAAGCTTGAGAGGTGCTGCAAAGAGGAATGGGCGAAACTGCCCAAAGATAGGCATGCAAAGCTGGTGGCATCATATTCAACAAGGTTGtaattgctgccaaaggtgCATCAACAAAGTATTGAGCTTTATGTCAAAGCTGTAAATACTTATGTGATTTTTTggggttttatttttaataaatttgcaaaaaatctctctctctctttaaaaaaaaaaaaacttttcaca includes these proteins:
- the LOC121639943 gene encoding putative E3 ubiquitin-protein ligase ARI6, with protein sequence MCSFRGEVKKVDNMSSAKEKCYNPRDFTLRFVDREDEFDFLCEGFSSRRALMSCGHAVTPTSLTNWCRQLLDKGESKFVCGQFGCNAEWPYVEVRKMALLTPEEREYFERNMALNAIKVYFDTKVCPECKHTVTRKDQSNLSVQCHICTARKGRAYEFCWQCLKKWKGDRSRTDRCENEGCYNEALKTLRSCPVITFESVKGVRGCPSIRACPTCGYMLEHSSKYCKNIVCARCKVEFCFVCLKITTECLKTSNHNNLCSDGVAPRQTSIPVWQRR